The window TGCCTCTGTCACCtccggcggggggggggggggcaaggacCTCATTTGACCGAAACCCGCCTCGATCAGTACAAGCGCAAGTTGAGCGGCCGGACCGCGCACGGAGCGGCTCGCGTCTGCCTCACTTAAAGATGGGGACAGCACCGCCCCCTTCCCGGACCCGCGAGATTCCCCGGAAGTGACCGTGGGACGGCCTATATGATCGGAAATACTCGAGCCCAGCCGAAAGAACCCGAACCCCGAGCCCCATCGCTCAGCAACGCGGAGCGGAGGCACCGGTGGCTGCGCAGGCGCAGAACGCAGGCCAGGCGGGAAGAGCCGAAGCGGGCAGGCGGCGGAAATATCCGAAGCGGTGGGGCGCTCGAGGCCGTTGCAGAACCCGGCGCTGCAGCCGCTGCTGCCGCGGAAACCGAGCCTCCTCCAGTACACGGCCGCCGCCTCCTCTTTCCACCTCGAGCTGCACCCTCCTTGCAGAGGGAGCGAGTGAACAAGCAAGCGGCGCGGCCCCAGGAGCCCGCGTCCGTAGCCTCAGCTGGGCCTGAGGCGACCTGAGCGGgcgagggggaggagggagcggcCTGTGGAGGCGGGGCCGAGCGGGTCCGAGAACAGCCGAGTCGGCCCGAGCGCCGCCGAGGGAGCCCGAGGCGCCGGGCCAGGCCAGAGCCGGACTACGGGAGCCGACGCGGGCCGCGCGGTGGGCGCGGAGCGGCGCGGCAGGCCGGGcgggcggcggcagcagcggaGGAGGCCGCGGCGGCGAGTCCGAGTGGCAGAGGCAgcgcgggcggcgggggcggcggcggggggcCGGGTGGCCGGGGTCCCGGGCCCcgcagcggcggcagcggcggcggcggcaggatGATCAAGCTGTTCTCGCTGAAGCagcagaagaaggaggaggagtcgGCGGGCGGCACCAAGGGCAGCAGCAAGAAGGCGTCGGCGGCGCAGCTGCGAATCCAGAAGGGTAAGGGGTTAGGGGATGGAGGTAGGAGCTAATGgtcagggcctggggtggggtgatGTGGGAGTCATGAGTGGGATAATGCGGTCACCGGGGATCAGAGATGTCAGAGACGGGGAGGCCGCGGATGTGGGGGGTCGGCGGTCAGAGCCTAGGGGTTGGGGGGGATGGGGAAATGAGAGGCAGGGTAATGTAGTCACCAGGGGCTCAGAGACGGGGGACCGAGGATGGGGCATTTAGGATATTTGGAAAACTAGGCATCTGGTATTAGGGACCGGGAATTTGAGGGTCAGGCGGtggagggcgggggtggggggcctgggaCTCTCCAGAGTCTGGGAGTCAGATAGTAACTAGGTGACAGGCAGAGATGATATTGGGATTGGGGATAGTAGTGGGAGAGGATTTAGTGTATTATGTTGGGGTCACTGGGTGGAGTCAGATGGAGTGGAGTAGATTCTGGGGCCTAGGAATCGTGGGTCTTGGGGGGTCACTTGGCAATTTGGAGTTTGGGGTgacaggtggaggagagaggataaTGCGTTCCAGGAATTGGAAACAGGAGTGGGGTTGGATTTAGCCTATTGTGCTGGAGGTGTTGGGAATCTTAGAGTCAGACAGTGGTATAGCGTAGGGAGACTGGGGACTCACAGGTCTGAGATCAGATGGGAACCTGTATTTGGGAcaacaagcagagagagaagaggagggacaaCGGGGGCCTGGGATTGGTGAGGGGATGACTTATGGTACGGGGGGCAGGGTCCTTGAGTTTGGGTGGACAAATGGGGACCAGCAGTGTCCACTATAAAGTCGAGGTCATGGCTGGGGATCCTGGGGTTTAGGGTAGTCAGAGACTCTTGGGGGCCACATGGGAGTGGGGGCATTTAGGAGCTGGGTTGAGGGGACCCAGCTGTTGGGTGCTGGGACTTGGTGCTGTGCATTCAAAAGGATTGTTGATTACCCTGGGCCGGGAGctagagcagagccacaattgaAGATGCATGGTTGGGGTGTGTTGGGGATCCAGAAGAGCCTGCCTGGAGATTAGGGAGTGGAAAAAGCAGGGAGAGGGTTGGGGATGTGGGGCACAGCCCAGGACAGAGCCCTGGGAGTCCTGGAAGAGGCCATGGGGGCTCTGCTGACACTTGGACTTAGCTTCCTCCATCTCCcgttcttttctttgttcccctTCTCTGTTGTGCAAATGCAGACATAAACGAGCTGAACCTGCCCAAAACGTGTGACATCAGCTTCTCAGATCCGGACGACCTCCTCAACTTCAAGCTGGTTATCTGTCCTGATGAGGTGAGGGCACACTCAGCTGGACTCCCAGGCATAGACCTGAGAAAGGCCTCACCTCAAGTAGGGAGACCTGGTTCACCTGTCGGGCCCTGCAGGATGCAGCCCTAacaccttcctctcttcttccccaacAGGGCTTCTACAAAAGCGGGAAGTTTGTGTTCAGTTTTAAGGTGAGTCCCAGGTGGGCAGGGGTGGCCCCCTGGGCTGAGGAGGCAACTGCCAGGGTACCTATCCACCTCCCCTCTCTTTTCCTGGAGCCAGGTGGGCCAGGGTTACCCGCATGACCCCCCCAAGGTGAAGTGTGAGACGATGGTCTATCACCCCAACATTGACCTCGAGGGCAACGTCTGCCTCAACATCCTCAGGTGAGGGCGCTGGCCCTCCACTGCTATCCCTAGCCCTGCGTGCCAGGCCCTTCTCATGGCCTTGCACTGCAACGGTCTCCatccccccttctctctcctttgtggTCTGGTCCCTCTGTCTTTTCATCtccatgttttctttctcatggcttgATCTTGGCTTTGTCCCTGACCtgtcctgctctgtgccctccaCCTAGTCTTTCACATCTGCATTGTCCCGTGCGCTGGGTCTAACCTGTCCAGTCCCCACAGGGCCTGTGACAGCCTCCCATTCACCAATCCCCTGACCCTTATACTTTCTGCCCACAGAGAGGACTGGAAGCCAGTCCTTACGATAAACTCCATAATTTATGGCCTGCAGTATCTCTTCTTGGTGAgtaggggtgggtgggtgggtaggggGAGGTTGGCCCTCTGCTCCTTGGGCTTGTTGACCTCCACCCATACCGGCCACAGGAGCCCAACCCTGAAGACCCACTGAACAAGGAGGCCGCCGAGGTCCTGCAGAACAACCGGCGGCTGTTTGAGCAGAACGTGCAGCGCTCCATGCGGGGTGGCTATATCGGCTCTACCTACTTCGAGCGCTGCCTGAAATAGGGTTGGCACACGCACCCACCCCTGCCAGGGCCACCAGCCCCGGCATCccctgcaaatatttattgggggcCACAGGTGGGGGGCATGGGGCGGCCGGTGGGGAAATCCCATGCCCTGGccttgcctcccctccctgccacccgctcctatttttttttttaaccaccatGTGATTAAGGTCGGCACAGCCTCCCCCGACCCACTCAGCGATGGGAAATGAATTGGCTTGTCTAGCCCCCTGCTGGGTGCTGTCCAGCCCCCCACTCTGGGCTCTGGGGTGGGTGGCCAAGGGGACTGGATGGCCGGGGCCCTGGCACAACTCCCCCCCACCACTGGAGGTTCCACCAGGCTATTAAAGGGGAATGTTACTGCATagcctctgcctcttccttctgttGGGTGGGAGGGACAGGTGATGTCCACCAGGGCTCCTGTGGCAAGAGTGGTGGGAGGTGTGGTCACAGGTGGCATTGGGCACCCCTTAGCAGGCTGCCCAGTGGCTGGGGCAGCCCTCCGGCTAATGGGGGGACCAAGCTCCAAGCCTTGGGTTGAGTGGGATGAATCCCAGTCTGGGATGAGGGAGGGGCAGGATCCCATAACCGCTGGCTTCCAGGCCGGTAAGCCAACATAGGGGAAAGTCCGCGCCGTCTCCAGCTCTGCTCCCTTCTGCCATGGGTGGGCCCGCGGAGGAGAACCCTGGTGGGTGCTACTGGTTGCTACCAGGTGCCTGAGGTCCAGAAACATCAGGGAGATGTCAGGGTCCTTCGGACGAGCAGGGCCCTCTAGTGGGTGATGTGGTGGAATGCAACACTTCTGAGGGGACTAGACGGAAGACACCCGAAGTTACAGCAACCCCGCCGGGGCTCCGGGTGTGGCTCCACTCCCTTAGGCGGCAGTCGAACCTGTAGAAGATCCTCGCTGCACCCGAGAAACAGAAGCTACTGCGCATGCGCCTGGGCGTCTCCCCGTGCCAGAGCGCGTGCGCACGCGCGCTCTTGTCGCCTCCCAGCATTCCCGGTGCCGACGGGGCCTGTGACGTCAGGTCGTTTAATCCGGAAACGGCGGCGACGGTAGAGGCGACAGAACTGAGGGGCTGTGGTTGGTGGGCGGCACGCTGTCAGAGCGAGAGTAGCGTGACCCGGAAGCGGAAGCAGGCCCCCGTCACGGCTCCGGTGAGTGGCCCTTGCCCGGCTGTGGGTCCCGGTTGGGAGAGTGGGCGGTGGCGAACGAGGGCTTCGCTGGAGCTTCCAGTGCCTCGCCCTTCCCTGGGACTCTGGCCTCATCATCAGGGACCCTGACGCCGCTTTGCCCTCGGTGCACAGGAGCCCCGACGCCCCCAGATTCTGAGTGGACAAGGCGCCCGAAACGCCCATCATCCGGTCCTCGGTGTACAGGGGTCCCCGACGACCCCAGACCCTGTCTTGGGTCTACAGGGCGCCCCAAAGTCCATCATCGCGTCTTTAGTGTACAGGGTGCCCCAACACCCCCCACCTGTATCTTCTGCACCCAGGTTCCCCCCCAGTCCTAATGCCATCCATACGCTGTTAGCTTCAGAGCCACTATATCGGCCCTGTTCTTGGCACTCAGGGCCTCCAATTATCCTGCCCTCCCTTCTCAAGTACCCCTACAACTGCCCTTTCCTTGGCGCTGAGGGTCCCAAATGCCCCACTGCACCCACGCGCATACACCTCTAGTCTCAGTCGGTCAGAGACTACAAGGCCTCACCCCCCACGTCTGGAGAGGGAGGCTGAAGCCTTGAACCTCCATGGGGGTACTGtgatggaggaggggctggagtggGTACATTGTCAGTAACTTTTAAGTCTTCACTTGGGGCTACCCTGATGTTCCAGGCTGCAATCTTTTGGCTTTCCATTCACGCCTCCTCTCCCTGCTTGCCCTTTCCCATTCTGCAGGCCTTCTGCCTGTGCCACACACACAGTgaccctgcctctgcctcttcccctctTTCTGGATCCCCCGCTGCCCCACATCTAGGCTTCGCATTTATCGCGAGCCCGCTAGCAGGCTTCTGCCTCCATGGACCTGTTGTTTGGGCGCCGGAAGACGCCAGAAGAGCTGCTGCGGCAGAACCAGCGGGCCCTGAACCGCGCCATGCGAGAGCTGGACCGTGAGCGACAGaagctagagacccaggagaAGAAAATCATTGCGGACATCAAGAAGATGGCCAAGCAGGGCCAGATGGTGAGCTGGGTTGGGGCACAGGGCTAGGTGCTGTGGCTTGGTCAGGCACTGAGGCACTGCTGTGACTGCAGCAAGCATGACAGACAGGACACCAACAGACAGATGCTTCAGGGAAAATGGAGTGAAGGGTAAGGAGGATTTCCTTAGTTGGTGGCTCCAAAGAGGCTGTCTCCAAGGAGGTGCTGTCAGAAGTAAACCTTGAGTAATGAAGAGAGCCTCTGAAGATCCAAGCAGCAAATGTTATCAAGCAGATGGAGTGGCATATGTTAAGTGAAGGAGTGATAGGTGACCTCAGAGAAGTGGATGTAGGCCAGAGCACTCAGAATCATGGACCGCAGTGGGAGCTAAGTCGAAGGGTTTACTGGAAGAGACTTGGCCTGGAATACAGTTTGACTTGGAGCCCAgtgagagaagagatggagacagCGTGAACTAGTAGGGAGCAGATGTCACCCTCTGATGGGTGACAGAGCCTTGGCCCTAGCAGCTGGGCTGAGGAGGTCCCACTTCCTGGGATGGGCAAGGCAAGAGGTTTGGGGAGGAAGTCAAAAGCTGAGTTTTGGATAGGTTTTTATGTGATTTCAGATAAAAAGCTTGAATGAGGGTGTGAAGTTGAGGGAGTGACTTTAGACATGGGGGGAAAAGGACCCCCAAAGAGTGAGCCCTGCCTTCCAGCATTTGAGAGGTGAGGAGAACCTTACACAGGAGCTTGTGGAGTGATGACCACTCCACAAGAGGATTGGAGGGTGAGgttgggagggaggaagcagtgaCCACTTGAGTTTAGCCACACGAAAAGTCTCCAGAAGCTTCAACTTGAATGGTGGGATGGGAGCAAGCATATTCACATGGCCCACTCTCTGCCACCTTTTTGTCCACTCAGGATGCTGTGCGCATCATGGCAAAAGACCTGGTGCGCACACGGCGCTACGTGCGCAAATTTGTACTGATGCGGGCCAACATCCAGGCTGTCTCTCTCAAGATCCAGACACTCAAGTCTAACAACTCAATGGCACAAGCCATGAAGGGCGTCACCAAGGCCATGGGCACCATGAACAGACAGGTGTGCCTCTCCCAAtttcccctccctgtcccccctCTGATTCAGGGATGActcaccctccccccacttccAGCTGAAGCTGCCCCAGATCCAGAAGATCATGATGGAGTTTGAACGGCAGGCAGAGATCATGGACATGAAGGAGGAGATGATGAACGATGCCATTGATGATGCTATGGGTgatgaggaagatgaagaggagaggTTCGAGGACACTAGGTGGGAGTGTGTGGATGGATACCTGACCTTCCCATGTCCCTTGCCCTAATAgagttcctcttttctcttccctagtGATGCTGTCGTGTCCCAGGTCCTAGATGAGCTAGGACTGAGCCTGACAGATGAGCTGTCAAGTGAGTACTCAAAGCCTTGGTCCCTGTCCCATTCACAGCCCAGCCATAGCCCCTGATCCTCCCTCTCCTAGCATTACTCTCCATGGGGGCTCTTCTCCTAATCCCTACTCTCTGCAGACCTCCCTTCCACTGGAGGCTCACTTAGTGTGGCTGCCAGTGGGAAGAAAGCAGAGGCCGCAGCATCAGCCCTAGTCGATGCTGATGCAGACCTGGAGGAGCGGCTGAAGAACTTGCGGAGGGACTGACCACTCCATGCCACCCCAGGAGACCAGTGGATGCCCACCCAGCATTTTCACTGTCTCCTTCCTGTAATAAAAAGAGATTGGACACTAGTTCCTGGCCCTGTGTGACTGGCCTGATGTGGGCAGAGCAAGTGTCTCTTGGCACAGGAGTCACTTGCCCCTGGGTGGCATAGGGACAAGTACCAGATCAGCTGGGCTATGGGATAGGGAAGGGTGGACTGTTTCCCAGTTTGGTACAGGGGTGGACAGGCCAAGCCCACCCAGGATGTTCAGGGCCTGGGAGCTGAAGGTCAGCTGTAGGCCCTGCTTCAGCACCCCTTTGGGGCCTCCAATGCCTTGGCCTCAACACCATCATCCCCAAGCTGGTGAGGTCCTGATACCCTGGGTAGAATCCTGGGAGTGCGGTCCTATCCACCAGGAATACAGTACCCAGTACCCAGCTCAGCTTGGCCCCAATGGGAGTCTCTGCCCACCTAGTTCACTGTGATGCCCTATCTGGTAAGGAGAAATGGTTACACCCAACTCCAAGAAACACTGAGGAAGTGTGGACACCATGTAACAATATACCTGGGACTTCACCCTATCTGCTGCCTACCTACACGGCACCCAACAGCCTCCAGTGTGTGCACCCTGTgaccctcccacccacccacccaaggAACCCCCAACATCAGGAAGGGCCCAGGAGGGATGCTCTTGGACACCCACATGGCTAGGGGAAAGTGCCTCCACCCCTACTCAGCCCATCACAGCTTGGGAGATTGATGCAAACAAAGACTAGGTCCCAGGACCACTGTCCCCACCAACCAAGGCCTGAGGAACCGGTGAAGTTTTTATTAAATCCACAGAAGTAAAAACCATATAgtgaggagctgggggagggggccaccAAGGAGTGGGAGCCAGGCCACCAGAGGGAGAggatggtgggggcaggggtgacaGGACAGAGAATAGAGCCACGCTGGACTGGCCCAGGGGGCCCATGCCTCAGGGGCCATCACCAGGGCCACTGGACAGCTCCTGGGCACTCAGGCTGGCACCAGGCAGGCTCAGTGGCGGGGGCTCCACCAGCACAGCAGAGAACTTGGTGTCACCGAAGGCCTCATTCATGCGAGTCTCAAAAAAGCGCTGCAGGCCGATGATGGACTGCACATCCGCCTTGTCCTGGGCAAGCAGATTTCGATGGGTGGGTCCTAGCTCTCCCCgctccacctcccttccccctgcccacAACCCCACTCTCCACAGGCTCACCTCTGTGAGCTTGTTGAACTGCTTGAACATGCGGCCCACATCCTGGGCAAACTCCTGGGGGGAGCTGTAAGGTGGTGACAACTTCTCCTGGAGGCGGGCACGGATCAGGGTCAGGTCCAGGGTGCCACCAGGCTGATCCTGTAGGCAAGGACACAGGCCAAAGTTGAGACCaggcagcccctgcccctcccctcctcccaagtCCCAGGACTCACCAGGGAGAAGGTGGAGTCAGTAGCCAGCTGGTGCAAGGGCCGGCAGGGCTCATGGCAGAACAGGGCTAGCAGGACACGCTCACACTTCTATAAACATTACAAGAAACATCAAGAGCCATAGGGTGAGCTGAGGGCAGTAAACTGCTGGGCAACCCCCAAGGGAGTGGGCCCCTGCTCTCACCTGCTGGTTGGCTGGAGAAAGCTTGGCTACCACGCCAGTGCTGTCACCACCATCCAGGCTCAGGTTGCCATCCTCCTCCTTCAGGTCTGGTAGCACATGGCAAAGCGAGCAGCTCCACTCCtccctggaagaaaaaaagaatgaggggcTGCACAGGACatggccctgccctccaccccacacAGACCCCACATAGCCTCCTACCCTGGCACATCCTGCAGGGCAGGCAGGTGGCAATCCAGGTGGAAGCAGAACTCGCACTGGTTGCACATGACGAGGTCGCCTGGCTTCTGGCAGACGCGGCAGATGGTGGCACTGTCATCCAGGGCACCTGGGCCACCAGTTGGGGCTGAGGTGCCCTCTGGAGCCACCACCTCAAGGCCTGAGCTGGTACTGCCACTGGGTGAGGCCAGGCGAGGGCCCTCAGCACCAGGACCCTCTGCCAGCGCCATCAGCACAGGTTTGGTCTCAGGGCCCTCAGTGGCAGCAGGTGGGGCTCCAATGGCagcctctgtctcttcctcctgcAAGGAGGTAACGCGTGTTCAGCAGAGTAAAGGCCTGGACAGCAGACATCATCCATTTCCCTGCCAGGGTCACTTGGGGCAAGCTCACCTTGACAATGGCCATGCCCGGCAGGGGTGGGGCCCCAGGGGCGCCAGGGGGCGCAGTCCCAGGctgtccagcagcagcagctgcagcaccCCGCTCAATAACAATGAGATTGTAATCCTCAGTGGTGCTGCCTGGGAAGACCTTGAAGACTGGTGGTTGGCTGTCAGCTGTAAGGTCCAGGTCCAGGCGCTCCAGGCTCACCCGTGGCACCTTGCGCATGAGACCACTCACCTCACCCTCACCTGAGCGGGACCTGTGGGTGCAGCGTGGCGTGAGCATCCATCCCTATGCCCACCCCATTCCATCAAAGGATAACCACACTCACCGCTTCACCCCTGACACATGTGGCTCTGCACTCGAGTAAGGGTCATCTGCTCAAGACAGAGGAGACAGCAGATTGAGCTAGACCTAGAGTACTGCAACTCTCCCACCTAAcaggcagacccactcacctgACCCAAAGCCATAGCCTTCGTGCACTTCCATGGGCTGTAGGCAAAACAGGTGAACAAGCCTCAGTGGGCAAGCATCCCACAGGACCCCGcatccctctcctccctccatagTCCCCCTCCCCTGCTCACCTGGCTGCTGCCAGAGCCCTGCTTGCTCAAGGGCCCTGGAGGCCGTGGAGGAGCCATGGGTGCAGGGCCTGTCGAGTTGGTGCCAGGACGCTCTGCCACAATCTTACCTACAGGAAGGcaataaaataagcataaaataacACACTGCCTGGGATGGTGGCAAGCTACAGCTGGAGGACAGAGAAGGACCCACCGAAGGCCTCCGCACTTTTGGTCCAGGCATTGAGGTCCCACTGGAACTTCATCTCGCCATGTGGCTCCACAGGGTCCACAATCATCTTGAGGGCCCGGTGCAGCTGGAAGTAGATCTGGGGGTGGAGAAGTGCCTGAGTACACATGCAGTGAACAGGGATCCAGGCTGCTGGGAGGCACCCGTCTAGAACCCACCACCTGGGTGCCCACCCACACAACACACACCAGCTTCTTAGAAAGCAGTAGGGCTGTGTTATTGTCACTCTCCAGGGCCCATGAGGCAAAGCGCAGGATATGTTCCTGGTGCTTCTGGATCTTGGTCATGGTCCAGTGCTGGCGCTCCAGGCGCTCCTGCTGCCCTTCAGTCACCTTCTGTGGATGGAAAGGCAACAGGGTTGAGGAGAGAAGAAGGCACTAGGACCCCTCCACACAAGGATGGCATCAGCAGGCAGCAGAGGGAGCCCAGGAACCCTCCCTCTCACAGAGAGTGTACCTGGGCATCATTGACCAACACGCGGCCCCGCTTGTTCAGTTCCTTCAT of the Equus quagga isolate Etosha38 chromosome 13, UCLA_HA_Equagga_1.0, whole genome shotgun sequence genome contains:
- the TRIM28 gene encoding transcription intermediary factor 1-beta isoform X1, encoding MAASAAAASAAAAAAAASGSPGPGEGSAGGEKRTATAAAASASVSASASASSPAGGGGEALELLEHCGVCRERLRPEREPRLLPCLHSACSACLGPAAPAAANSSGDGGAAGDGAVVDCPVCKQQCFSKDIVENYFMRDSGSKAATDSQDANQQCCTSCEDNAPATSYCVECSEPLCETCVEAHQRVKYTKDHTVRSTGPAKSRDGERTVYCNVHKHEPLVLFCESCDTLTCRDCQLNAHKDHQYQFLEDAVRNQRKLLASLVKRLGDKHATLQKNTKEVRSSIRQVSDVQKRVQVDVKMAILQIMKELNKRGRVLVNDAQKVTEGQQERLERQHWTMTKIQKHQEHILRFASWALESDNNTALLLSKKLIYFQLHRALKMIVDPVEPHGEMKFQWDLNAWTKSAEAFGKIVAERPGTNSTGPAPMAPPRPPGPLSKQGSGSSQPMEVHEGYGFGSDDPYSSAEPHVSGVKRSRSGEGEVSGLMRKVPRVSLERLDLDLTADSQPPVFKVFPGSTTEDYNLIVIERGAAAAAAGQPGTAPPGAPGAPPLPGMAIVKEEETEAAIGAPPAATEGPETKPVLMALAEGPGAEGPRLASPSGSTSSGLEVVAPEGTSAPTGGPGALDDSATICRVCQKPGDLVMCNQCEFCFHLDCHLPALQDVPGEEWSCSLCHVLPDLKEEDGNLSLDGGDSTGVVAKLSPANQQKCERVLLALFCHEPCRPLHQLATDSTFSLDQPGGTLDLTLIRARLQEKLSPPYSSPQEFAQDVGRMFKQFNKLTEDKADVQSIIGLQRFFETRMNEAFGDTKFSAVLVEPPPLSLPGASLSAQELSSGPGDGP
- the TRIM28 gene encoding transcription intermediary factor 1-beta isoform X2: MAASAAAASAAAAAAAASGSPGPGEGSAGGEKRTATAAAASASVSASASASSPAGGGGEALELLEHCGVCRERLRPEREPRLLPCLHSACSACLGPAAPAAANSSGDGGAAGDGAVVDCPVCKQQCFSKDIVENYFMRDSGSKAATDSQDANQCCTSCEDNAPATSYCVECSEPLCETCVEAHQRVKYTKDHTVRSTGPAKSRDGERTVYCNVHKHEPLVLFCESCDTLTCRDCQLNAHKDHQYQFLEDAVRNQRKLLASLVKRLGDKHATLQKNTKEVRSSIRQVSDVQKRVQVDVKMAILQIMKELNKRGRVLVNDAQKVTEGQQERLERQHWTMTKIQKHQEHILRFASWALESDNNTALLLSKKLIYFQLHRALKMIVDPVEPHGEMKFQWDLNAWTKSAEAFGKIVAERPGTNSTGPAPMAPPRPPGPLSKQGSGSSQPMEVHEGYGFGSDDPYSSAEPHVSGVKRSRSGEGEVSGLMRKVPRVSLERLDLDLTADSQPPVFKVFPGSTTEDYNLIVIERGAAAAAAGQPGTAPPGAPGAPPLPGMAIVKEEETEAAIGAPPAATEGPETKPVLMALAEGPGAEGPRLASPSGSTSSGLEVVAPEGTSAPTGGPGALDDSATICRVCQKPGDLVMCNQCEFCFHLDCHLPALQDVPGEEWSCSLCHVLPDLKEEDGNLSLDGGDSTGVVAKLSPANQQKCERVLLALFCHEPCRPLHQLATDSTFSLDQPGGTLDLTLIRARLQEKLSPPYSSPQEFAQDVGRMFKQFNKLTEDKADVQSIIGLQRFFETRMNEAFGDTKFSAVLVEPPPLSLPGASLSAQELSSGPGDGP
- the CHMP2A gene encoding charged multivesicular body protein 2a; amino-acid sequence: MDLLFGRRKTPEELLRQNQRALNRAMRELDRERQKLETQEKKIIADIKKMAKQGQMDAVRIMAKDLVRTRRYVRKFVLMRANIQAVSLKIQTLKSNNSMAQAMKGVTKAMGTMNRQLKLPQIQKIMMEFERQAEIMDMKEEMMNDAIDDAMGDEEDEEESDAVVSQVLDELGLSLTDELSNLPSTGGSLSVAASGKKAEAAASALVDADADLEERLKNLRRD
- the UBE2M gene encoding NEDD8-conjugating enzyme Ubc12; this encodes MIKLFSLKQQKKEEESAGGTKGSSKKASAAQLRIQKDINELNLPKTCDISFSDPDDLLNFKLVICPDEGFYKSGKFVFSFKVGQGYPHDPPKVKCETMVYHPNIDLEGNVCLNILREDWKPVLTINSIIYGLQYLFLEPNPEDPLNKEAAEVLQNNRRLFEQNVQRSMRGGYIGSTYFERCLK